In Ascaphus truei isolate aAscTru1 chromosome 7, aAscTru1.hap1, whole genome shotgun sequence, one genomic interval encodes:
- the LOC142499126 gene encoding C2 calcium-dependent domain-containing protein 4C-like isoform X2, which yields MFCSKKKPLPSCPNIITPDQIPKFFIPPKLPPMPGRGVSNGFLWLDKRNSNAGSQSIQRALLRSANHHVIQVEDMEQEMETSELPLHPSFPATIIRSAYLAESPHTRRRESLFHEICPTQASCEETSLSSVDPDYMLSWRTSSPDLGLRKDPSSPKHHGGTMDSDTTSSAESSPFNSPLLTRTMAGTQFCQAYSKQRLFCRTLSVKTLARANSLSTEETSSTDTSPSVPRRESKSHGLGVSMICLAPPPVFHLDFICCQERLTKATEVMLSKGGLLRLSAEYMKEVGRLRVRLVSAESLYNPQQDPKSISCCVTMCLQPGKLQKQRSTVIKKSRNPIFNEDFFFEGMEKRELDVHSLKVKVINRGSSMRRDQELGHSELTLSSIIPP from the coding sequence ATGTTCTGCTCCAAGAAGAAGCCACTCCCCTCATGTCCAAACATCATCACACCGGACCAGATCCCCAAGTTTTTCATACCTCCCAAACTGCCTCCTATGCCAGGCAGGGGGGTTTCCAATGGGTTCTTGTGGCTTGATAAGAGAAACTCAAATGCAGGTTCTCAGTCCATCCAAAGAGCGCTGCTCAGGTCAGCGAACCATCATGTCATTCAGGTGGAAGACATGGAGCAGGAGATGGAGACATCAGAGCTGCCTCTTCATCCCTCATTTCCTGCCACCATTATAAGAAGTGCATACCTGGCCGAGAGCCCCCACACCCGCAGGAGAGAGTCTCTCTTCCATGAGATATGTCCAACACAAGCAAGCTGTGAGGAGACCTCTTTGTCTTCAGTGGATCCTGACTATATGTTGAGCTGGAGGACCTCCTCCCCAGACTTAGGACTTCGAAAAGATCCTTCCAGTCCCAAACATCACGGAGGCACCATGGACAGTGACACCACGTCCTCTGCCGAGTCCTCTCCCTTTAACTCTCCTTTGCTGACACGCACAATGGCTGGCACCCAATTTTGCCAAGCCTACAGCAAGCAGCGTCTCTTCTGCCGTACCTTGAGTGTAAAGACCCTGGCACGGGCCAACTCCCTGTCTACTGAGGAGACCAGCTCCACGGACACCAGTCCCAGTGTCCCACGCAGGGAGAGCAAAAGCCATGGGTTGGGGGTATCCATGATATGCCTTGCTCCCCCACCTGTCTTTCACCTTGACTTTATCTGCTGCCAGGAGAGGCTAACCAAGGCGACAGAGGTCATGCTGAGCAAAGGGGGGCTTCTGCGGCTGTCTGCTGAATACATGAAAGAAGTAGGGCGTCTACGGGTGAGGCTGGTCAGTGCTGAGAGCCTGTACAACCCCCAGCAGGACCCCAAGAGCATCAGCTGCTGTGTGACCATGTGCTTGCAGCCAGGGAAGCTGCAGAAACAAAGGAGCACTGTCATCAAGAAAAGCAGGAACCCTATATTCAACGAGGACTTCTTCTTTGAGGGGATGGAGAAGCGGGAGCTGGATGTTCATAGCCTGAAGGTGAAGGTGATAAACCGGGGGTCCAGCATGCGGCGGGATCAGGAGCTCGGGCACAGTGAGCTCACACTCTCCTCCATAATACCCCCCTAA